The genomic window TTTTTCGGTGgagtaaaaaagataaagacGGACAGCAAATCAAAGCTTAAAACGGCAACGTTACATGGAAtcctgaaaacaaattatggtATGAAGTAGGCTCAGTAAAGCGTCCCATGCACTCGTGGGCTGATGCTGTACATGAAAAGAGTCAAGGCTTCAGCTACCAtcagaaaaagggaaaaagataTTGAATATGATgactaaaaacattttttttttgtatatcaaTATAACAAAATTCAGAGGCAAATATGAATTTTTCACATAGGGGTGATAAGCAATGTGGCCTTGTAACACAAATTACCATAAATaatcatataaaataaatatttacttattttgatTACCATATCCACTGATGTGCTGACACAACCAATTAAGGTTGTGTTATGATTGGTCATGATTGGTTATGATTATGATGATTGATTGGTTATGATTATGATTATTGTAATGATCATAATCATTACATAATCAGTAATTGATTATAATTGATAATAATCATTACATGATTATGGTTATGAATGATTATTGGTTATGATTGGTTATGATTATGATGATTGGTTATGATTGTGTTATGATTGGTCATTGGTCTCTGATTGGTCATGTATAACAGAAAACAGAATTGAAATCTATTTCCCTTGCTCGTCTTACTGCATCCTATGCGCCTTATTGCACCTTACAACACGAATGCGAACAATCTCTaagtattatttaatttcttaatatttCTGTACTGCTCAAAGTACATCTTAAGCAACTTTCTATTCTTTTAGTTCATATTTTCAGTCATATTTTGACAGATCTGTCAACAGAtgactttttctgtttttttcaaacatttttacttaataatttccAGATTTGTGGAACAATGGTAAGAAAATATGGAGTGTTATAAAAGTCTCTTTTAAAATCTGGTTCTaaaatttctggcaaaaaaaatgatcCAAAAGGGTATAGCTATAGAGAATGAAAGTGAAATTTCAGGGGTTTTAGCACCTTTTTCTTAGTGAGGTTGAATATATTCCTCAACGATAGATGCAGTTCCGATTTTTCGTCACAGTTACAAACATTTTCGTCCTCCTTCGTGCAGGGAATCCACGGGGTTCGTTCCAGTTTTGTGCTTATGGTGTCTTCATCAGAATAAGATGGAATTATTGCCAAAATTGTGAATGCTCAAGTTATGGTTCAGCCACTTACTTTTTTGTTGAAACTTTCGTACGAAACGGATACTTTGCCGAATGATCTAAAACAAGCGAGAGTAATCACTCTTTTTAAAGTATGAGATGTGTCTATTCCATCGTGTGTGTCTAATTATAGGCCGATTTCACTAAACAAATTATGGTATGAAGTAGGCTCAGTAAAGCGTCCCATGCACTCGTGGgcagaaaaagggaaaaagataTTGAATATGATgactaaaaacattttttttgtatatcaaTATAACAAAATTCAGAGGCAAATATGAATTTTTCACATAGGGGTGATAAGCAATGTGGCCTTGTAATGATGATTGATTATGGTTGTGATTATGATTATTGTAATGATCATAATCATTACATAATCAGTAATTGATTATAATTGATAATAATCATTACATGATTATGGTTATGAATGATTATTGGTTATGATTATGATTATGATGATTGGTTATGATTGTGTTATGATTGGTCATTGGTCTCTGATTGGTCATGTATAACAGAAAACAGAATTGAAATCTATTTCCCTTGCTCGTCTTACTGCATCCTATGCGCCTTATTGCACCTTACAACACGAATGCGAACAATCTCTaagtattatttaatttcttaatatttCTGTACTGCTCAAAGTACATCTTAAGCAACTTTCTATTCTTTTAGTTCATATTTTCAGTCATATTTTGACAGATCTGTCAACAGAtgactttttctgtttttttcaaacatttttacttaataatttccAGATTTGTGGAACAATGGTAAGAAAATATGGAGTGTTATAAAAGTCTCTTTTAAAATCTGGTTCTaaaatttctggcaaaaaaaaatgatccaaAAGGGTATAGCTATAGAGAATGAAAGTGAAATTTCAGGGGTTTTAGCACCTTTTTCTTAGTGAGGTTGAATATATTCCTCAACGATAGATGCAGTTCCGATTTTTCGTCACAGTTACAAACATTTTCGTCCTCCTTCGTGCAGGGAATCCACGGGGTTCGTTCCAGTTTTGTGCTTATGATGTTgggaatataattaaaaatctgAAAAGCAGTTCTTCATCAGAATAAGATGGAATTATTGCCAAAATTGTGAATGCTCAAGTTATGGTTCAGCCACTTACTTTTTTGTTGAAACTTTCGTACGAAACGGATACTTTGCCGAATGATCTAAAACAAGCGAGAGTAATCACTCTGTTTAAAGTATGAGATGTGTCTATTCCATCGTGTGTGTCTAATTATAGGCCGATTTCACTTTTATCTACTTcttctcaaatttttgaaaaaccaatGCATAAACAACTAGCAAAATTTTtggaatgaaaaaaactttcggCAATACTTTTGGACATGAAGAAGGCATTTCATTGTCCCATGATACTCTGCTTAGTAAGTTAGACCATATTGGGGGGAATGGCTGTCTTTTTTCATGGTTTCAAGATATCTAGAAAATAGAGTAATTATAATTGGGAATAATGATACATCTTCGAAGATAATGAATTGCTGAGTGCCCAAGATTTGATTCTTGGCCgtctcttatttatttttcacaccaacGACTTGCAGTTTATTTCTGACCCCTCCCCCTAGTTTGTTGCTACAATGCCCTCAGACTTCATTGTCAGGCCCAAGTTCGGATTCAAGTTCTGACGTCACGTTACAGGGCATTGCAGATGACACCGTCACTGGATGTGCTAATGGTGATTTTGAGGTACCGGTTTATCGACAGCAACAAACGATGGACCTTGTTTACTTGTTGGTGGATGCAAGCAATATGActataaatgttaaaaatgCCCATGTTTTGCTAAATCCCACGAGTACGAAGGCTCCAGCCCCCTTTCACAGATCTCCTAACGACTAGAGGCATGATTCAGAaaccaaaaaatggatttgtAAAGTACCTGGGTGTGTGCATTGATGAACATTTGTCTTTCAAACAACATTCTGCAGTGATAGGCCTAAGAATTTCCAGAAATctggaaatattaaaaaaactcaagcacttttttcttgttaaattcCTTCATCTTCATTATTTTTCGCTCATACACTCCCATATCCGATACTGCTCTCTTGTCTGGACGGCAGTATTTAAGACCCATACAAATATgattaacaaaataaatcaaaaagcaTTAAACGTAATTAACAAAACagattctttattttctttagagttttggagTTTTTAATTGCTCATTTATTGTTTACAAATACTTTCATTCTCTACTACCATAAAGCTTTTCAGGAATTTTTTCTGCGACTGAAACAAGCCAGGAAATATCACGGGAAAGAAGCCTGTTGGTTGTTCCGCATACGCCATGTGCTCGGTCACTTGACACTTGACATTGTATGTTCACGAGATTGGAATGGCCTACCAGAGGCAATTAGACGAAAACCGAGTCTTGcatcatttaaaataaatcaaaaaatatcTGAGTAATCAGCGTTACGAAATAGTAAATAATCCAAAATGATgtcggaaaaaataaaacaagatggataattatttattattaattttgagtGACATCAGATCTTGTTTTCTCCCATCGAGATTgagattttaagttttgttttagtgTCTTTATTTGACTTGTTTGGGGTAGGCAACTTGAGTTCACGCTGGCTGGCAAGGGGAGAACTGCCACTATGTGATGTAGTTAACAATTTTATTGTTTCCTCAACAGAATTACCCTAGAGAGCCAATTCAATAGGGCTTTGAGATTCAGGgcccaaaaaccaaaatttttacttaaacaAAAGCAGAATACGAAAAAGAAGTAACAAATATTAGGTTCCAGAACCTGTTgaagtttctaaaataaaatgaactgaTAGAGCCTAATTCTAATTCATTAGAACCAAAACGTATTCTTGCTTCAAGAGTTTAATTGTTATTGAAGCATTTGACACACATTGAGAAATCATGATCAAAAGCATTGACCAGTTCAAGAATCTGTCCAAGCAACAATACACATAAAGCCACCAAAAACTGAGACAGATTCgagattttgttttcttttcttcttttatagtAGGTCACCGGTATTTACCTATTTGTTCTAACGGTGTTATACCACTTGGAGCATAATATAGGTGAAAATTGTGGGATGGCatcatatattatattttcaaatggaAAGACTCCTATTCACAATGAAATTTTCTTTGTTGGAAGTGAAAAGTTGACTtcagttttctctttttaggGAGGGAGCTTTGAGTGCCTCTAAACCACCACAATAGTTTATGCCTAAATGGTTTCTTTTATGACATTTTAAAACGTTTGTAGAACATTACAGACTTTTTGGGTCTATTATTGATATGGATTGTTTGATGAtcttttaaatttgaagtaTGACAAATTTCGTGTTACATTTTTAACGTCAGTTTATCCcttgtactgtttttttttgtaatattttaaacttaataccagGATAAAATTTCTATGACCTATTCCACACACTTTCCCCTTATACAGAATCTgtgatttcattttaaattttctgcgTTTTGTCGCATGTTTCACGCTCGTAAGGTTCTATTATTGGcatgtatttttcaatgatgTTTTATATTTGAAGTATGACAAATTTCGTGTTGCATTTTTAACGTGGGTTTATCCcttgtactattttttttatgatattttaaacttaataccagGATAAAAGTTCTATGACCTATTCCACACACTTTCCCCTTATACGGAATCTgtgatttcattttaaattttctgcgTTTTGTCGCATGTTTCACGCTCGTAAGGTTCTATTATTGGcatgtatttttcaatgatgtttaaaatttgaagtATGACAAATTTCGTGTTGCATTTTTAACTTGGGTTTATCCcttgtactattttttttatcatattttaaacttaataccagGATAAAAGTTCTATGACCTATTCCACACACTTTCCCCTTATACGGAATCTgtgatttcattttaaattttctgcgCTTTGTCGCATGTTTCACGCTCGTAAGGTTCTATTATTGGcatgtatttttcaatgatgttttaaatttgaagtatGACAAATTTCGTGTTGCATTTTTAACGTGGGTTTATCCcttgtactattttttttatgatattttaaacttaataccagGATAAAAGTTCTATGACCTATTCCACACACTTTCCCCTTATACGGcatgtatttttcaatgatgttttaaatttgaagcaTGACAAATATCGTGTTGCATTTTTTAATGTGGGTTTATCCCTTGTActatttttttatcatatttgaaACTTAATACCAGGATAAAAGTTCTATGACCTATTCCACACACTTTCCCCTTATACGGAATCTgtgatttcattttaaattttctgcgTTTTGTCGCATGTTTCACGCTCGTAAGGTTCCATTATTGGcatgtatttttcaatgatgttttaaatttgaagtatGACAAAATTCGTGTTGCATTTTTAACGTGGGTTTATCCCTTGtactatttttttatgatattttaaacttaataccagGATAAAAGTTCTATGACCTATTCCACACACTTTCCCCTTATACAGATTCTgtgatttcattttaaattttctgcctTTTGTTGCACGTTTCACGCTCGTAAGGTTTTATTATTGGcatgtatttttcaatgatgttttaaatttgaagtgTGACAAATTTTGTGTTGCATTTTTAACGTGGGTTTATCCCTTGTACTATTTTCTTATgatattttaacttaataccagGATAAAAGTTCTATGACCTATTCCACACACTTTCCCCTCATACAGATTCTgtgatttcattttaaattttctgcctTTTGTTGCACGTTTCACGCTCGTAAGGTTCTATTATTGGcatgtatttttcaatgatgTTTTAATTTGAAGTATGACAAACTTCGTGTTGCATTTTTCACGTGGGTTTATCCCTTGTACTGTTTTTTGAtgatattttaaacttaataccagGATAAAATTTCTATGACCTATTCCCCACACTTTCCCCTTATACGGATTATGTGATTCCATTATAAATCTTCTGCCTTTTGTAGCACGTTTCACGCTTGCAAGGTTCTAGTGTTGGCATGCATTTTTCAATgatcttttaaatttgaatgagCAAGGGCAAACTTTGTATTACTTATTCCACATTAGTAGGAGTTATCTTTTCATGGGTTTTCTTATGATAGTTTAAATTTGAGGCCTGGGTAAAATTCCTATTACATACTTCACACTTGTATGGTTTATCCCCTgtatgaattctttgatgatATTTTAAACTCTCTGCtcgggtaaattttttgttgcacATTTCACACTGGTAGGGTTTTTCCCCGGTATGGATTCTATGATGATGTTTTAAAGTTGAGGCAAAGGCAAAATTTTTATGGCATATATCACACTTGTAGGGTTTATCACCTGTATGGACTCTTTGATGACATTTTAGACTTGACGCCTGGCTAAAATTTTTGTTGCACGTTTCGCACTTATACGGTTTTTCTCCTGTATGTCTCCTTTGATGTCTATCCAGGTCTGAAGCCCAAGGATAATTTTTCCCACATATTTGGCACTGATGTCGTCCATTAGCATTATATATTCTTCTGGCATAACTAGTCAATGAATAATCTTTGGGAAAGCTTTCTCTACATGTGTTATCACTTTCTGATTTGCAATGACTGCCATTTTGCTGATTGACATCATCCCTTTCACTTCCAAGACTCGGTTCATACAAATTTAAATTCGAGCTAGATGAAAGGACATCCAAAGACTCATTTTCGAACAGCGTTGGCCAAGCTTGAGATTCTAAAATAGAAAGTACAATAAGCTTCAAAAGTTTAAAGATTTATTATCGAAGAGAATGATGTAGTGTCCcctatagtaaagagcaaatgtctccaatatgttattttttcttccaatgACTTCCAGTTGAATGGATAATCTTTAAGACTTCAAAGCACGctagttatatataaaattacgTTCTAATACCGATTTTCAAAAGTCAACAGTAATTAACcgacagccccccccccgctgTGTCTATTATTACTTCTTGGTTCTTCATACCCTTCCATcaaatatccaaaatatttaatcaaaattaaggTCAAAATGTGTCCAGCTTTTGCTAGACTCTGCATGGCTTTAGGCATGGACCGTCAATAAAATGCTAACTGCAAATTGTTTGCGTAAAAGTTTTACAACACAAAGGCTTGTTAGATGATAAGTGTAAAAATGaggagcttttttttaaagtaaagagaTGCTtaccaaaaataacaaacaaaaaagaaacacaacatGGGATTGCATACACAGCAAAAATATAGTGGTATTCATAGCATAGAACATTTTAACAACATTCAGAGATGTAGCTAAGATTCACAACATCGCATACCACAACATTTCAATATGTACAATGATCACAGACACAGAATCCAACAatcttgttttcaaaattacccttcTCAGTAAAAGAGGCTTCATGTTCAGGTAATACAAGCACTTTGCTGGTGTAgagattttaatattgctttttATCTCATTGTTTATGCTAGAAACCACTATAAACATGTCATCAGAGGCACCGCCCTAGCGGTATTCATGGTAAAGATTAATAaggctttaatgtattttgttctgcatagttcTGATTAGTCACgttctgcatattatgatgtaagaattgttttcttaacacgtTTCCTTCTCTCCAGTTCTCTAGGCAAATACCCAGAAAAGCATTTCCTTAGCATTATCATGTTTTGTTGCAATACAAGGTTAAATTGTTTAGTGTGCAGCATTAAAAATTCTTGCACAAAAAGTACCGCTTATTTATGTTCGCGTGCCTGAATTCGCTTTACAAGATTTCATCAAAATCACCTACTCTAGATCTAGGCTAAGTTCATAGATTAAGCTGAGAGGTGACTCAGTTGGGAGTTCTAAACACTATTCAACCCAAACTTGAAACTTCCGGCACCATACGTACCTTCCATTATCTTTCAGAAGTTTCTCCACATTtgcaattttctatttattcttcTGTTGTTCATTTTGTTGGTTTATGTTTTCTAAATcctttcttctaaaaaataCAGGCGAATACACATATACTTCAAAAAGTCCTCTGTTAAAATTGCATAACTGATACGCCAATTATGGTTccaacagaataaaaaaatatgcaagttACGTCAAAACAGTTTTAACTCGTAGTATTACATGGGAGTGGGATAAGCTAAAACGGAGTTCAGATtcagaaagagcaaaaaatttcaCACTGGATGGCAGTGATAACTCAATTTCGCTTAGAAGTGCCTAATACGCCAATTCCGCTTCAAGATCACAGCAAAATCCTAGTTGGAATCACCATAGTCGTAAACCCAGTACAAGAGGATTACAGTCCACTGTTCCGAACACCaacaaaatttaactttttgtacAATCGCAGTCGCCAGTAGTAACAATCGCAGGTAGTTACACTAACCTTCGTAGGTAGTTACAATCATAGTAGCgaataatagcagtagtagccgTCAGTCACAAAAGTCGCCGTCACAATAAGTCGTGGTCAAAGTCGTAGTCAAAAGCGGTCAAAGTAAGAGGTGCAAGTATTCATGGTCACATGGTTACAATGATTACAATCATGGCTACAATAATCACAAGTAGTCACAGGCAGTACCAGTTGCACTATCAAAAAGTCGCAGTAGCAGCATCAGTGATGTTACGCCATCCCTAGGTACTTAGGTATTTGACCTTAAGTATATTTTTGAACTAAAcgactatatcaaaattttgatcgcatatcagatgcattttgcgAGAGGATAGCTTAAAAAGCGAGAAAGTGAGAATGGTTTGCCTCCGATCATTTCTTACTCTAAAAAGaccactaaaactttcaatttccaatcgaatgagccctcgaGAGTATTTACAGCCATCCCTTCAATATGAAcgggttttagaaaaaaaggtacaTTGGAGGATTATGGCTATTTAATACAGGCAACACTGACACGTTGCCTTCGTTTTTACCACTTTTGTAAAGGAAGAaatctaaaaccaaaaacaaacttgAACAATTTTACTGACTTCACTTTGATCAATGAATCTAACGGAGATTAATACACAGTTGTCAGGCGTAAAATAGGTATATGGTTGTTAGTTACATTACTAAAAAGAAGTAATTGTTAATAGGAAATGTTAATAGACATAccaactttggaaaaataaaaaataaagcccTTCCACGtttcatttttaatgatttaGCACCTAAAAATCTAGATTCGAATGGTCTGTAcgatttcagttttttaaacctaattataagtattatatttttcttttctagattaTATTAATAGAAGAAAACAAGGAAggatcaaaagaaaattttcaatcttTTAGACTACTAGAACTATAGTTTATCAGGTGAAATAATGAATTTATCTCTCTAGCCCTATGACCATCATAGTCTTATAGCCTTGAGAAAATTGCATATATTATTTTCCATCTGACATTTTTACCATGTTTTAACTTTACATAGGTTACCATTAGGGCTAGAAGGGTCAAACAGTCCAAGTATTTATCTGCACAACAGCTTTCTAGCAAAAGCATATTAGAGAGATTAAAGAACttgctaaaattttaaaaataaaataaaacaattgcaAAGaaccaaattaattttaatcttgTTTAATAGAACTGAGAAGCACACATACTtgtggagaatttttttttcatttaaatattgaGGACGCCATGTAAAAAATTCACAATCTTCATGGAAAATGTTCGTTAGATTATTACCTATAATGGCAAGTACATATTATCTATGAATGTCATCATGTATTCACAGTCTGATGGGATCTATTTAAGTACAACACTGACAAAAGGCCAAAAATATGAGCGcctttttcttcttcacaaaTAGATCTAGAACTTCTTTTATCGCTGCTTCATATTTGGAGCAGAAATTAAGGGGGAAAAGCGGGAACACAAAATATATTACGCTTGTTATATTGCAGAGGCTTGTTCTATAGTGTAGGTTCAAAGTCAACTTCAGGAGAAAATGTATCATACATACAAATACTGTCCTGGTATTTCTTCTCTATAGATTCTTCGATATCTACTTAAATCCAAGCTTTCATATTCAAACAAGGTATTTACAAACATGCAACACGCTGAGATGGCTTATCCTCCACATACATTTTAAGATAAATCGAATACTCAGTTCGGGTAAGATTTTACTGTCCATTTTACACTTGTAGCGTTATCTATGGATTCTTTGATAATGCTTTAGACCTGCTTCGAGGGTAAATTTTTAGCTGCATCAGCCACAATTCTAAGGTTTATCCCCTGCGTGAATTTTCGATGACGTTTCAAATGCGCTGTTaggctaaaatttttattgcacGTGTCGCACTTGTATGGTCCATCACTGGTATGTTTTCCCTGATGATGCTTTAAACTTGGAGCATGGACAAAATTCATATTGAATATATCACACTTACAAGGTTTATTCCCCTGCGTGGATTTTTCGATGACGTTTCAAATGCGCTGCTTGGTTAAAATTTTCATTGCACGTGTCACATTTGTATGGTCTATCACTGGTATGTTTTCCCTGATGATACTTTAAACTTGGAGCATGGGCGAAATTTATATTGCATATATTACACTTGTGGGGTTTATCCCCTGTGTGGATTCTTTCATGATATCTTAAATTTGAAGCAAAAGCAAAATCCCTATTGCATACATTACATTTATAGGGTTTATCCCCTGAATGAATTCTTTGATGATTGTTTAGATTTGCTGCCTGGGTAAAACTTGCATTGCATATGTCACACTTGTAGGGTTTCTCCCCAGTGTGGATTCTAATATGACGTTTTAAATTTGCTGTttggttaaaatttttattgcatatgTCACACTTATAGGGTTTATCACCAGTATGAATTCTCTGATGATATTTCAAATATGCTGGCTTACTGAAATATTTgttgcatgtttcacattcgTACGGTTTTTCTCTTCCGTGCCTGGATGGATGACTGTTCAAGCCTGAGGGACGAGGAAACTTTACACTGCGTGCTTCAGACTTGTACATTTTTTCTCCGAGGTAACTCTTTTGATGTTTCCCAAGTTTATGATGCTTTACAGCATTTGAAATGTTTACTGAAGAGACCCGTTTCTTATTACAGGACGGTAAGAAGTATATACTTTTTTGGTAAGAAGTATTCCTTAAATCACTATTATCTCCCCCATTCGGTCGATAAACGGATCCCTTTTCCAATTTCGCATTTATGCTAGAGGATAGGGCTTCCAAACACTCATTATT from Artemia franciscana chromosome 10, ASM3288406v1, whole genome shotgun sequence includes these protein-coding regions:
- the LOC136031768 gene encoding zinc finger and SCAN domain-containing protein 2-like isoform X2, coding for MDTIELPLHATIKQEVEDTFPIENDPVFGSTNLVLSPKQEDDSLMNSHHKYTEFEPDSNSPDLALAAVKDKEIEDVYQNENPSGFEASFAVLSQMEEDPLAVSTSISVKLESNFDRPQFDLTVSSNEDCQASLAFFNNECLEALSSSINAKLEKGSVYRPNGGDNSDLRNTSYQKSIYFLPSCNKKRVSSVNISNAVKHHKLGKHQKSYLGEKMYKSEARSVKFPRPSGLNSHPSRHGREKPYECETCNKYFSKPAYLKYHQRIHTGDKPYKCDICNKNFNQTANLKRHIRIHTGEKPYKCDICNASFTQAANLNNHQRIHSGDKPYKCNVCNRDFAFASNLRYHERIHTGDKPHKCNICNINFAHAPSLKYHQGKHTSDRPYKCDTCNENFNQAAHLKRHRKIHAGE
- the LOC136031768 gene encoding zinc finger protein 184-like isoform X3, producing the protein MRIRSKESYIFKTRSHQEAKIHQTTKKSNFIINWIVEIMDTIELPLHATIKQEVEDTFPIENDPVFGSTNLVLSPKQEDDSLMNSHHKYTEFEPDSNSPDLALAAVKDKEIEDVYQNENPSGFEASFAVLSQMEEDPLAVSTSISVKLESNFDRPQFDLTVSSNEESQAWPTLFENESLDVLSSSSNLNLYEPSLGSERDDVNQQNGSHCKSESDNTCRESFPKDYSLTSYARRIYNANGRHQCQICGKNYPWASDLDRHQRRHTGEKPYKCETCNKNFSQASSLKCHQRVHTGDKPYKCDICHKNFAFASTLKHHHRIHTGEKPYQCEMCNKKFTRAESLKYHQRIHTGDKPYKCEVCNRNFTQASNLNYHKKTHEKITPTNVE
- the LOC136031768 gene encoding zinc finger and SCAN domain-containing protein 2-like isoform X1, which produces MRIRSKESYIFKTRSHQEAKIHQTTKKSNFIINWIVEIMDTIELPLHATIKQEVEDTFPIENDPVFGSTNLVLSPKQEDDSLMNSHHKYTEFEPDSNSPDLALAAVKDKEIEDVYQNENPSGFEASFAVLSQMEEDPLAVSTSISVKLESNFDRPQFDLTVSSNEDCQASLAFFNNECLEALSSSINAKLEKGSVYRPNGGDNSDLRNTSYQKSIYFLPSCNKKRVSSVNISNAVKHHKLGKHQKSYLGEKMYKSEARSVKFPRPSGLNSHPSRHGREKPYECETCNKYFSKPAYLKYHQRIHTGDKPYKCDICNKNFNQTANLKRHIRIHTGEKPYKCDICNASFTQAANLNNHQRIHSGDKPYKCNVCNRDFAFASNLRYHERIHTGDKPHKCNICNINFAHAPSLKYHQGKHTSDRPYKCDTCNENFNQAAHLKRHRKIHAGE
- the LOC136031768 gene encoding zinc finger protein 184-like isoform X4 codes for the protein MDTIELPLHATIKQEVEDTFPIENDPVFGSTNLVLSPKQEDDSLMNSHHKYTEFEPDSNSPDLALAAVKDKEIEDVYQNENPSGFEASFAVLSQMEEDPLAVSTSISVKLESNFDRPQFDLTVSSNEESQAWPTLFENESLDVLSSSSNLNLYEPSLGSERDDVNQQNGSHCKSESDNTCRESFPKDYSLTSYARRIYNANGRHQCQICGKNYPWASDLDRHQRRHTGEKPYKCETCNKNFSQASSLKCHQRVHTGDKPYKCDICHKNFAFASTLKHHHRIHTGEKPYQCEMCNKKFTRAESLKYHQRIHTGDKPYKCEVCNRNFTQASNLNYHKKTHEKITPTNVE
- the LOC136031768 gene encoding zinc finger protein 184-like isoform X5, coding for MRIRSKESYIFKTRSHQEAKIHQTTKKSNFIINWIVEIMDTIELPLHATIKQEVEDTFPIENDPVFGSTNLVLSPKQEDDSLMNSHHKYTEFEPDSNSPDLALAAVKDKESQAWPTLFENESLDVLSSSSNLNLYEPSLGSERDDVNQQNGSHCKSESDNTCRESFPKDYSLTSYARRIYNANGRHQCQICGKNYPWASDLDRHQRRHTGEKPYKCETCNKNFSQASSLKCHQRVHTGDKPYKCDICHKNFAFASTLKHHHRIHTGEKPYQCEMCNKKFTRAESLKYHQRIHTGDKPYKCEVCNRNFTQASNLNYHKKTHEKITPTNVE